In Leopardus geoffroyi isolate Oge1 chromosome D1, O.geoffroyi_Oge1_pat1.0, whole genome shotgun sequence, the genomic stretch TGAAGGTTGAAGTAAGCTAGAGTACATAAAGTATTTTGATGTGATACTCctttttcatgtaaaataaataagatagaagAGTCATTGTAGGCCATCCACCAACAAATCTAAAAATGTTCCCCATGATGTGTTATTAAACCCCTCATATTCGAGGAAAAGAAGTCCATGTTTAATTAAATTAGTCAATTCTATATTTGGAATCCCATTCATAGGACTcaaaatttccttctctttacatttttcttccctcTAGGTCAAGCCAGATCTGATAAAACTGCTATATGTAGGCCAAATCCGTCTTTGGATGTTGTAATGTATAGCtattgaaagggagagagactagTTACCTAGAAGACATATGTACATTCCCTGAATTACCAGCAATCTACTTATACCCCATTCATTTTTGGACAATGTATTTCAGACAGTGTTTTCTACCATGCTGCTGCTTATCAGTAACACTATTGACATAGTGTGTGTTAATTGAGAAAATACCATTCAGGTAGAAACACTTAactccttttattaaaaacagaaaatgttccatacatttttttccactgTGATACTGTGTGACAGGTAAGGGGTCCCACAAATGCCCctatgaaaacaagaaaatcttAGGTTTACatcttttctgaaatgttttcacACAAAGGCATTTCTAAATAGCAAATGGAAAATCTAAGGCATTCAGTGACTTTTAATTTCTATGATTGCAATTGGTAACAGTATCCttgaatctttaaattttttttaatttaattttttttttaatttcttaaatttttttttagaaagagagagaatgctagtGGGGGGAaagcggagagggagagagggagagaatcttaagcaggctccacattcagtggaacccaatgcaggctcttgggatcatgacatgagccaaagtcaagagtcagacgctcaaccaactgagccacacagacacccctgtCCTTGAGTCTTAAATAGTCTCTCAAATATATGCCATATCCATGTTGTCTCAACAAGCTAACTCATTGCTTTAGCCATCAGAAAGTTGAGCACAGACAGATGAAATTGATAGATACCAAGCATATACATGGGAAAATACTCTTTGCTTCTAATGTAATTagtatgtagctctttatagatCCATTACCTTAGTATCCACAACCATTTTATACACTTTTTGGAgagttacaaaatatatatattcaaatcacTTATCATACCCTCAGTTAATTGTGTTACCAATGTCTAATAAGCTCTTAAAAATGTTATCTAATATTTCATTGGGTATATGTTTGTTTTGCCATTTCTTGTCTCTGGCACCACGAAGGCACTTTGGATAACAGGGATGGAATGCTCAATCCTTGAACAAAGAACACTTACCATCTTATTTTGGAGGCAATAAGCcaagcaatattaaaaaaaaaatgcttaaaggaGATCATTGTCTATGAATTATAAAAAGGGACATTTAAccagagcagagaaggaggaagataggaaggaaatCTTCCTTTGGAAGTTATGGAAGACTTGTGGATAATTTCAGTACAATGATGTAGTTTACCAAGGAACTTTACACTTCTCTTTATAACCTTTGCATGTTGGACTATTTAAATCCCAAAATGGTATAGAACCTCAGGACCTCTGTAATGTTAGACCCTCTGCctagaatcttttatttttcccagcttgacttttttttaattagatctGAGACTAAACATCATCATAGAAGGAAACCTTTCTTCTACACACTAGCttttgacatttttctagatttttaactGCAAGCTCTTTTACTTCATGAATGTTTTAAGACTTATTTGGGTGCCCAGTtaattaatgtttgttcattcctCTAGATTATAGGATTCATTAGTTTGGAACCTACTGTATTTAtcatgaaattcaaaatattaacatgtaTGAAAAGTACTTAGTGAACACTCAATAATAAATCCAAGTATACTTGTAATTAAGCTTACATGAAaagcaaacaagtaaatatatggaaaattagAAGAGTCAGAATGTTTTGCACAAATGAGTTTCTTAAATAAATTGAAGGCCACAGTGACACATGACAGGTTTGAGGAAATACAGTGTCTTGTTATGGTTGAGTTTTAATGCAGATACTCATTTCTTTAAGTTATTTGAGAAAATACCATAATAATAAATACCGTAATAATAGATAAATCATACcatataattttatgaaaacaacAATCACgatatgtgtgtgggtgtatgcCCATATACAGACTATGAATacttaaaactgtattttgtttttcaatttttctaaggCCTTTTTTACATCCTTGTTCCGTAGGCTATAAATCAGTGGGTTTAACATGGGAATCACAAGGGTGTAAAACAAGGAGGTCATTTTGTCTTGATCAAGAGAGTAGGAAGAACTCGGCCGGAAATACATGAAGATCATGGTCCCCTGGAAAATTGCAACAGTAGTTATGTGGGAGGTGCAGGTGGAGAAAGCTTTGAACCTCCCCTCAGCAGAGTGGATCTTCAGGACGGATAGGATTATATAACAATAAGAGATAAGGACTACTGAAATGGTGCTCAGTTCAATGAAGCCAAAAATGGTGAATACTGCTAATTCGTTGAGTTGTGTGTCTGCGCAAGAGAGCAATAGGAGAGGGGGTACATCACAGAAGAAGTGATTAATCTCCTTTGATCCACAGAAACATAACCGGAATGTCAGTGTCGTGTGTATCAAAGCATCTGCCGTTGCCAGCACGTAAACCCCGGCCATGAGCAGGAAGCACACTCTGCTGGACATGTTGACCGTGTAGAGCAAGGGGTTGCTAATGGCCTTGTACCGATCAAAGGCCATCACCGCCAGCAGTAAGCACTCAGAATCAGCAAACGTACAGAAGACCAAGAATTGCAGAGCACAGCCAACGAAAGGGATTGATGTGTTTTTGGCTAGAAGGTCTACCAACGTTTTGGGCCCAATAGCTGTGGAATAACAGAGGTCACAGAAAGAGAGGTGGCTAAGGAAAAAGTACATTGGTGTGTTCAGCTGAGAATTCATTCTAATTAGAATAATCATTCCGAGGTTTGCGAGGAGATTAGTGAGATAAATAAGCAGGATGGTGGTGAATAGAGTCACTTTGATCTCAGAGTTGTCCGTAATTCCCAAGAGAAAGAATTCAGTCAAGGAGGAGCagttttctttgtccattcttctTTGTGCTTGTTCtaaactgctttccaaaatgaccaagcaaaTTATAGATCAGGCTTTGGCTTTTCTGGGTACCCAAAACACCATAAGACAAAACGTGATTTTCTGTTGTCTTCTTTATCCTCAGAAAAGAGTCCGGTGAGTGTCCCTATTAAAGAAGCCTTGCTGtgttataaaaaactaaaaattttggGGATAGAAAGGTGATAAACTTGAATTCTAAATACATGTCATTCTTGAAATATGTTACTTGCCTTGGCTTCTGTTGTCCAATGTCAAGTAGCAGATCCAAATGAACTGTGAGTTCACTCTAGAGCCAAAATCATATAAAAGGAACTACAAAGTTTTTAGAAAGTGTCAGAAGATACTGGATAATATGAGTTGGacgaaaagaaacaaaaatataagttgCTTTCTTGAGGAAAGGTAATTGATTTTATCACTCACCGTGATACCGCatataacaaatgaaaattagtATGGGTTAGATTTTGGTGTATGCTGACTTTAGTGTTTACTGAAATATGAACATGTTTTATACAACTATTCTATCACTCTTCCTCACTGGTTTGACACAGCGCTGAGAATCCATTTGTATGATTGACTTTTGCTGTAGGACAAATAccttgaaagacaaagagaggtgATAAAACGAAGTGGAAACAACAGACTATCATGTGCAAATTTGCAGATCTTTGAATTTTCAGTTgtcttttccattaaaataaaaaaggcgaAGAAAAATAAGTGTTTCTGAGATACACAGTCTTCAGTCTtgaatttatacacacacattatgtatgtgtgtatctgttgAGAACGAAAATGGTAATGTGAGTGGTGGTctcgtttttatttttctagacttAAATGCTGTGGCCTGTGGTCTATATGGGCTTGGATATTAGTGTTCATAATGTGTTATCTCTATTATTTTTGATAAAACTAGAGCAAATGTGCCATTTAAATGTACAGTATCACTTacacagagatagaaagtgaTGGTATGCTTATtgacctagaagaaaatataaatagggAAAAGCTTTACCACCCTTATACAAATGACAAATGAGGCCAAAACCACATAGGTCTAATAAAGAAATATCATTGTTTAGATGTTAGGTTGCAGAATTTATTTAACTGTCTTAAGCAGATATAAAATGATTCATTTATAAATTCCTTAATACTTGATTcctaatttttccaaaaaaaaaagtaaggtgtTTTCCagtctgtatatattttttaaaaatttggttatTTAGAAACCTACCTGAAATGAACGtctttctgttcttatttctgGTACATGAACAATAAATAGATGGCATTTTATTTCTACCTTGTGACTGTTGGGGCTTTAATCTCTAAAGACTCTGCCTTTGCTCTTCTGGGTTATGTGAGTGTGACTAATTAGGCTTCTgcttctgtatttccttctccccccttccccccaatgAATGCTGCATCAAAGGCTGAACTTTCAATTCTTCACTCCTTAACAAATTGATCAATGTCAGAAGTTTACCAGAATTTATTCTAAGTCTATGCTTATGGTTACTATGAATCTACACCCTCCTTCAGTGAAATTGATGTCTAATTAAATTCAAATAGATTTTCTACTTAGTATTATTTTCAGTTCCTTTTCATTGTTCgctctgtttcttccatttctgaaacATCCCCTTTACCTTCCATTTAGAAACATGATAATCCTGTATGTTGTTTTTTTCATTAGTCATTGTTTGGTTCCTTTCTCATAAGTACACGCCAACAACTcccatttcagtgattttttgACTGTGTACAGGTGGAAAACCTTTGCCTTCTAGGTTCTTTCagtggtctaataattaaattgacataagacaggttagcaggagaaaaacaaacttaaCTTCCTGCATATGGAAGCCCCATAAAATATATGACactcaaagaagtgaccaaaTCAAgcagcttttataccttttagacaagGAAGTGGTAAATTCgtgaagaattgacaagacaaagagGTTTGACCTTGGGGTAGTAAATTAGTGTGGAATtaagaaggttttttgtttttttgttttgttttgtttttttttttgtgtgtgtgtgtgtgtgtagtctttaTGGCCCTAAATTCCCTCTCTCTGATGATAAGGATGCTACTTTATCTCCTTTTACAGGGAGTGTACTTTTCCCATGGTGGATTAGCTTCCTGCTTTCAGAGCCGGATTCTTCCCGGCTTTCAACTGTATAACATCTACTACACCTAGTACATTCTTCATCAAGTTATGTGCTTTATCTATTTATACATACGTCTTTTCACATTCCTACAACCTTTAGCATAGGATATGCATGAGTAATGAGCCAGTAAATGTGGGGTATTGAACATTTTCCTGTTGTTAGGCTAGTGGATGTTCAACAAAGAGGAGTAATAAACAACCTTTCTACGTACATAACTCACCTGTACAAggatgattttttatttaaaaaatgtgttgggaTAATGCTTTTGAAACAAAGCCAACTTctgtttattgaaaaataagttttgtgTGCCATTATTCATGGCAGTACTTTCAGAATTGAGAGAAACGGAGATGAGAAATTTGTGCCTACCCAAATCCCACTGGTACAGATACAAATGTAATGCTCCACCTTCCTGTATCTTGGTCAACCATGTTGGTCCCTGAATGTTCTTTGGACTTCTTCGCTGGGACAGGGAGTTAAAACCTGTGTTCCCATTTTTCTGCCCTATAAAACATCTCAACTCTCTCTTCTAGAAATGTACTTTTTTAGCACTCAATTTGTAATGGAAAAGGTATGGAGATCTTACCAAATTATTTGTggttttcatatattatttagcTTATCCATATATATCATCGTATATTTCTAGCATTATCTTGTGTTTCCTGAGCTGTCTTTAGCAACCTCATTATACTTATACTGAAAGTGGGATCCAGAAATAATCAGTAACGTTCTGGAATTtcataaacattatatttttaagactCAAAGAACTTGCCCTTACTAGTTTTTTGACTACAGGGTAATGAACTtcaaggcattatgctaagtgagatgagccagacagaaaaagacagacactGTATGGTATGATTTATGAGTctaatctaaaaaagccaaactcacagaGACTTGTAGAGTGTAGAATGATATTTACCAGGGGCAATGGGGGTATGGGAAttgggagatgttggtcaaagagtacagaCTTGaagttataagatgaatacatTCTGAAGATCTAATAAACAACATTGTGATTATAGTTACAATATTGTATTAGATACTTTGAAGTTGCTatgagagtagattttaaatgttctcactacaaaaaaaaaataattacatgatgGGATGCAGGTGTTATTAATGCTATGGTGGTAATAACTCCAATATATAAATGTGTCAAATAAACACTGCATTTCACAAATCTAAGgagccaagaaaataaataaatgattcccCTGAGGTTGTGCAAACAGGCAATCTTGAGGAACACTCTGTATTGGCCCTGTCCTGAGTGACATTTTATAATAGATGAATTATTGCAGGATGCTGGTCAGTACAGATGCTTATGTGTTGTTAAAGAGTACTTTTGGTTATAACTTAAATAATGTATTCTTGCTCTATATTTTGCCTTATTGcagttaatttctttctttaaaaaaatccagtgaatGCCAAATCTGTGTGTTCAATTAATAATTGGTGTTACCCAagaacgtgtttttttttttttttttcccaaactcattttctcATCAGATGCTTCTCTGTCTCCAGGGAAAACAAATTTCTTCAGGTTGCACTCAGTGTAGATGGAACCTAAATTTACCTTCTTCAACTTGACTGCCCCTGTGGACCAGTTAGTCTAACTTCCTTCCAAAGTTTTCCATTAAAATCTGAGCCTTAgtgattatattattattacaaatgGGATGATTACCATCCTAAagggatttgtttttaattgaagttgGCTTTCTCACATTACGAAAAATTGGCAGTTGGAATTTAAGACATGAGACAcaagcaaatgggaaaaaaatctgtgtctaCATGACTTCCCTGATGCCACTGAGCTTCTATATGTAATCCTATAAAGGCAGCTGTCTACTTAAAAAATCCTGTCTTTAGAAAATAGTTGTATGGCCCTgggggcctgggaggctcagttggttaagtgtgcgacttcggctcaggtcatgatctcacggttcctggtcttgagccctgttttgggctctgcaatggcaatatggagactgcttgggattctctctctctctctctctctctctctctttctctcaaaataagtaaataaatgtaaatgagataagataagataagataagataaaaaagaagataGTTGAATGGCCCTGAGTCATGTGTCACTATGAAAAAGTTTTATGCATGATAATGGCAGCAGGGAAAACCAGGTTCACTAAGTCCCTTTGTTGCTTTAAACAGGATTTGGAGTGCTTATGGATTGAATAAGACATCTTTGCTTTTTTCAACAACAAAAGATATAATTATTTACTGAAATATCTTCTGAgagtttttccattcatttttaaaaatagaccagatttggggctcctgggtggcgcagtcggttaagcgtccgacttcagccaggtcacgatctcgcggtccgtgagttcgagccccgcgtcaggctctgggctgatggctcagagcctggagcctgtttccgattctgtgtctccctctctctctctgcccctcccccgttcatgctctgtctctctctgtcccaaaaataaataaacgttgaaaaaaaaaaaaagaaatacaattgctgagaagtctgttttgcttgctgtttgctacgagcattgtgagacctttcctgaatgtaacccgctgtgtagtagaatgggttataaaacttcctaaatgtagtctgatatgtaatggaatgagtaattgtacataaactaaccggcatttctcgcttctgtaaacctgcttgcttagcacattcctcacctacccccttcccccttcccccttttttcctcctgccacaagtaacagacaaagccTTCcggccaaaggacagacaaaggacgcccaatcagagaacaacaaatgtccttactttaaaatcaactaatcaggcccctcataatttgaaacctcacctgtgctatttgtctctgtctataaaaacgctgtaccaaccctgatcgaggcctcttagcgtcaccggcaacgagtgcgcagaggtccaggttcgaacctgcaataaacgacccttgccacttggctttgacttacgactctggtggtcttttgtgggaggttttggaacttcaggCATTACACCTGTACCATGTCTGAGAATGTCAGAAAGAATATCACCCTGGACAAAAGAGGAGCCTCGTTGTCCTACTTGGTTTTTACTGGAAATCTGAAGTGTTTTCACCAAAGCCTTCTACAATGGCACCTAGGTAGTCTTAGCCATTGAGTGACTTTTAGTTTATGTAATTGTAGCAGACATTTAAGAGTGCCCTGATTCTCGTCTGGTCCTTCAAGTGCATGCCCTTGTCCCTGCTTACTGAACGTGATACTTCAGTGATTTTGGTACAGGCAGGTCACAGCCAGAACCAGAAGGGAGTCCCAGGAGATGGGTCCTTGGCTTTACACAGAAAAGCAATCAAACCTGAGCCAGCAGGaagtgaaagcagagtttattgaagatatATATAGATACCGATGGAACACCTAGGGcacttggaaaggaaaagagggagtcTCATCTTTGCTTGAGGTCTGGGGTTTTTATTGCCGGTTGTGGTCTGCTGCACGTGTCTTCTCAGGCATCCAGAAGCTGGTACGAACAAGGATAGGGTCCAGGTTTTTTTCAGAAATCACTCATTCCCTGAAACCAGGCGTCTTGGTCTCAAGAGAACTCCAGTGGCCTGGAGTAGGCCTATGATGGCTCTGCTCAGTCTTTCCTTAGATATAATCTACTATGCTGGAAGCCTCCAAAGATATCATTATATCCTTGTCCCTTACAAGGAGGGCATATGTTATTTACATTACAAGGCATGTgtagatggggtggggggcaggtgctcGCAAGAATGGAAGCCGGAAAAGAAGCAGCTTTTTCTCTCACGGGGTCCCTACCAATTCCCTGTCTCAATGTGATCATGCACAAACTGGAGCAGAACCAAATTAAGTTGTCAAATACCTTGTGAACGCCCAGATAAGAGTTCCTTGGTTTAATTATTTTCCCAAGTAACTTATATGCCTTTAAGCTTCCCTTACGTTTAGCATCCACAACTACTTTACGTACTTAACGTATATGATACAAAAACGTTCTTAAGGCACATACTTGACCTCAgcgatttttttcttttacttcccatgaataaacattcaataacAATGAactttttgcatctttttttcattttttctttacccAGATGCTATAGCGGGGCTTGAGTAAAGAGATGAAAATACCCAGTCCTTAAACTCTGAGTATTCATTACCCCACCTTGAAGGTAACGATTTAGGAAACAGAGTAGATTCAACAAAGTTCCCAGGCTCAGGGTGGTGTGGGACCCAAGCTTAGCGAGTGCTAGAGGGAAGGAAAGCCCCTGGAGGAAGTGACTGAGTTGTGAATGGTAGCACTACAGCCCAGCCTTACTGGTTTTCTTTAAGTTCCACAGAAATGATGTGGTCCTGTCCCCCTGGGGACCCTCTAGTTGCTGATCTATCTGCATAGAATGCTTTCTCTATCTAGTGCATCTCTCAGCGAATTCCTACTTATCTTTTAGATCCCAGACTAATTGTCTGAATTTGCAAAAATTACTTTTCAACTTCTGTTTCGCTTTGGGAAGCAAATTAATGCTCAGAGACTGGTTTGTCTTTGCCAGCAATGTATTTAACGTAGGTTCACGGTGGGAGTTTCACTAGGCAATAGCATACACGATAATGTCTCCAAATAAGCCAATAAAGGATAATATACTCCAGTGAATGATAGATTAATCACACTAGTGCTCCAGGCAGGGAGAGATGAAAGGAATGGGGTTCAAATGTAGTCGAAGTGCACCTTTAGGGGAGCTGGTACTCAGGAGAGACGGTTCAGCCAATCCTGAGCTGACGTCCGGTTGCCAGTGCAAAAGTAACAGTCCCTTGTTGCTAGAGCACGTTACTAGGGAATGACAGAATCACTCATCATGAGCATCATGGGCAGGATGATTTTCTGCACAGGCTGCTGCTACCTGGCTATTGGCTTTTGCCACCGCCAGTGGAAGAGTCACCGTTACCAGGCAGGAGCTTATTGACTTGAGGTCATTGGAgagatattattttaattaaatttaattttttaaaaaaatttactattgAGTATAGTTGATGTGCAATGTTATATCAGGCTCAGGTGTGCAGCATAGTCATGTGACTACtctgcattactcagtgctcgcACTAAGTGTAGTCATCATCTGTTGCCGATACAGTTACTACAATATGAATGGCTATATCacctatgctgtatttttttcctccctgtgacttatttataactggaagtgtgtacctcttaatccccttcaccaattttgcacacctcccccgcccccacttcccctctggcaaacaACAAAACTCTGCATTTATGAGTTTCTTGTCTGCCTTTTGATTGcctgtttattcacttgttttttgagattccatgtatacatggaatcatatggtatttgtctttccctgtctgagtgacctcacttagcataacgtcctctATGTCTGTCCATGTTACTGCaggtggcaagatctcattctagtttacagctgaataatatttcattgtatatatacaccacaccttctttatccgttcatttaTTAATGGACACCGGCTTGCTTTCATGCCgtagttattgtaaataatggtgcaatacACATAGAGATATATATTGTAGACTTGCTCAGACAGAACACTCTTAGGTGGTCCTCACAAGAATCAATATTTAGAGTCTAAGTACTCCTCTGCCATAGTTGATTCTTCATGTGTGTTTATTAATAAGCTCCCAGTGGGGCCCTTCATCAGTTGAACTACTGAGTTATTATCAGTAGAAACATATGAGATAACAAAATCCTGAAAAACCTATTTCATCCTTATATCCTGATATATCCTTATATCCTTTTGATATCCTTATATCAAAACAACTTTactctcaaaaacattttattttgtcataaaCAAGTGGATTTGAAGTCATCTCAAACAACAATTTCCTTCactatatttgaaaaatgtactTTGGTTTTGTAGTGtttagcatttctttctttctttttttttttacattatggGTAATTATAGTTTTCTAAATAATCTAAGTGTTAATTAAAATTGTAACTTCCATTAGGCAATGAGATTTATTAGTAAATAAACTGCTGGATTCACCATGAAATTCAAAGCACATAAATGTACTTAGAAAATACTCAATagcatttagaaaattaaattcatacaCAAATGAAAGACTGAAGACAAAAATTTGGCAAACTTGGAATCTGAAAATTCCACACAAATAAGGAGTACCAACATAAATTCAAGATATAAAATGAAGCCTGGAGTATTTAGGGAATGACACATTTTGGCATGATTGGTACATgttataaatacttattgaatcaCACGATTatagccaaaacaattctgaTTTCCattgtaatgcccgatgttctaaaacctcccacaaaagaccaccagagtcgtgagtcaaagccaagcggcaagggtcgtttattgcaggttcgaacctggacctctgcgcactcgttgccggtgacgcaaagaggcctcgatcagagttggcatagggtttttatagacagggacaaacagcataggtgaggtttcaaattatgaggggcctgattagtcgattttaaagtacggacatttgtggttttttgattgggcgtcctttgtctgtcctttggcgggaaggctttgtccgttacttgtggtgggagagaaaaaaaagggggaaggggataggtgaggaatgtgctaagcaagcaggtttacagaagcgagaaacgccggttagtttatgtacaaccactcattccattacatttaggaaggtttacaacccattctactacaca encodes the following:
- the LOC123602657 gene encoding olfactory receptor 5W2-like — translated: MDKENCSSLTEFFLLGITDNSEIKVTLFTTILLIYLTNLLANLGMIILIRMNSQLNTPMYFFLSHLSFCDLCYSTAIGPKTLVDLLAKNTSIPFVGCALQFLVFCTFADSECLLLAVMAFDRYKAISNPLLYTVNMSSRVCFLLMAGVYVLATADALIHTTLTFRLCFCGSKEINHFFCDVPPLLLLSCADTQLNELAVFTIFGFIELSTISVVLISYCYIILSVLKIHSAEGRFKAFSTCTSHITTVAIFQGTMIFMYFRPSSSYSLDQDKMTSLFYTLVIPMLNPLIYSLRNKDVKKALEKLKNKIQF